In Microbulbifer elongatus, the DNA window ATCGAAACGGACCTCCACCGGGGCAAAGGTTCGCTGCCAGGTGATGGAGGCATCGCCACCAAATGAAAGCGCGTAGTCACCATGACTCGCCGTACCTTGCGCCACGGACATGCTGTCCGGCGCCGAGGCCACCGCCAACTCCGGCGGCACAGTGCCATCCTCGAACGAGAAGTACGCATCGTCTACGACTTCAGGTAACGAATTGATGTCCGCTGCATCAGTCCCGTTAATGTACTCGATGTAGTTGGCAACCCCATCCCCATCCAGATCGCCTTCCATATCGCCGGCACTGGTCGGATCCAATCCGGCAGCCAGCTCCCATGCATCGGACATGAGGTCGCCATCCGAGTCCTGCGCATTCGGATCACTACCGACAACAAGCACTTCATCGCCATCACTCAGGCCATCCCCATCAGAATCTGCTTCTGTTGCAGAGGTAGACGCAGCGAACTCATCCAGATTCACCAGGCCATCGTCATCCGGGTCCAGCGCTGCATCTGAGGCATCCTCATCACTCAGGCCATATTGAAGCTCCCACCAGTAGGGAAGCCCGTCCTCATCCGCATCGCCCAAAAGTGGTATTTTGCCGAATACCATTCCGCGGGTAGCGTCCTCTTGCAGATAGACAAGACCTTCGTCGTATTGCTGGACCTGCCGGGCATCCACTTCTCCTAGTTCCAGGGTGAACAAGGGTGCTTTCAAGTCAGCATCGTATGCCACCAACCACAGGTCGCCCTCGTTCTGAAACAGAATCACAGCCACGTCCTGCCACCAGAACCCCTCTACCGGATAAAACGCGCTACTCAGCGCTGGCCAGGATTCGGAAACGGGTAACTGCTGCATGTAAGGCAAACCATACAAATCACGTACCACCGTGTTACCGCCTGCGAGAATACGGGATTCATCCGGAGATACAGCAACAAATGCTGGCAAGCCTGGGCTGTCAAAACGCGCGCTTTTGGTACCTCTGAGATACCCGCCCTGCGGATCAATAATTCCGCTATTTAATTGGCCGCCTAGACTGTATCGGTTCCAGAATATACGGCCGCTTTCATGATGATATTCAGGCTCGACTGCCTCGCCATAGAGCGAGAAATCACCGAGCTTGTCAAACATTGCATCAAGCACATTGAACTTGCGGTCCCCATAGGGGGTGGATTCCGTCACCAGAAGATGCGGACCGGCACTAATCAGCCCAAGGACCGTTCCACTTGCGCGGAATACGCGTTCTGTCGACAGGGGTAACACGCTGACAACCCGATGCACCCCGCCCTCGATATCGGCAATCAGGATATCGCCCGCATCCGTCACCACTGCAGATATAGCGTGCACATCACCCAGCACACGGGAAAGCGGAATCGGATTCAGGAGTGCCTCGGTACTCACATCCCAACGGTAAATCGACTGGTCATCGGCAGAAAATGCGTAAGCGATATTCTCGTGTAAGACTGATTGCTCTATCTCACCGATATCCAGAGCACTGGCAACATCGCAAATAGAACCACTGCCCTGGGACGCTTCCTGGCACGCCGAATCTTGCGGATAGGCATCCAGAGACAGCCCGCTCGTCGAGTCGGATGCACTGTAGCCAGTGTTCCAGCTATCCGGCCAGCCGTCACCGTCCGAGTCCAGTGAGGCGGCAGGGTCCGTCGGGAAATGGTCTGCGAGATTCTCCACTCCATCGTTATCTTCATCACGATCGGTCGTAAAGGTATGGAAGAGGTAGATGCCAGACGCTTCGCGCGTAACAAGAAAGTAATCCGTACCCCGATCCAACAGAGTATTGGCAGCACCATTAAACGTTTGCGTCTGGTAGAGCGCGCTGTGCGATGTATACGCACTCACCGTAGTGGCGCCCTGCCCATTGGTAGCCGCCGTCACCAGATCACTGCCGTTATACAGTCCGCTGGCAAAGGCGTTCACCGTCCGATCGGAACGCTTGTGACTGAACATGTCATATTGCACGCCCGAGCCGGAAACAACCTGATTGACGTTGTCGAGCACGAGCAGCGGACCGTCGGGAAAATACTCCCAGTCGTAGGAATAAACAAAGGCACTATCGAAATGCCCCGAATTCGAGTTGATTGCGTAATATGCCAGGCGATAGGGCGTAGAATAGCCATAACGGAAATACAGCCGATCCTGTGAATCCGACCAGGCAGAAGCGAGAATTTCAGATTGGTAATCCATCCGGTGCATCAGCTGCCCGGACTTGGACAGCGTCAGGTGGGTATTACCTTTGCCATCGTTACCTGTAACAAAAAGATAATCCCCGGCCGCCGCGAGATTGACCGCGGGAAAGCCAATATTGGTCAGCAACTGCAGCGTGTTTTCATGCAGATAGCGGATAGCGCCATCCGGATACGCGATATAGGTTCTGCCGTGATCCTCGTGGGCGAGAACGGCGTTGGGGGACAACCCACCTACAGTGAGATCGATTTCCTCTTCAATTCCGCCGGACGCGGGCACATAGCGGAACATCGCCAGCTCGGTGTCATCCCGGGCCACCAGCAGTACACTGTCATCGGCACCGGTAATACCCTGCGTCACCTCGTAATCGGCAAGCGCAGTCAGGTAACACTGGCTGCCATTACCATGCGCCGCGACACTACAGCTGCCATCGAGCGGATAGGCATCGCCATTGTCACCGACACCATCGTCGTCGCTATCGAGCGACTCTGCCGGGTCGCGCGGGAAAGCGTCCGCGACATTCAGGATGCCGTCCCCATCAATATCCTCATCCACCACATCTGGCCGGCCATCACCGTCCATATCCGGGCCCAATGCGGCCAGAACAGCTACAGAGGGAGCATCCACCAACACATCCACATTGGTCGAAGGTGCGATATCCGCGGCTTCATTCAACAGAATCTGTGCAGTCTCACCGGCCAGGTAATCGTCCTCACCCCGCAAAGCGCCAGTACCGGGAACAGGCAACTCACCGATCACCTGTTGCGCCGCTACTGCGAACACCTGCTGGCTTCCGTCCTTTGCTTCTTGTCCTGGCAGCGGACTGTTTCCGTCATACTGGCCGTCGAGCAGATCAGCAGCGATCCATTCGATCACCTGAGTGACCGGCAGCCCCAGCTCCTGGGCGACGGCCCAGATCAGAGCAACCTGCGCTTCCATTGCCGTGCGGTAATCAAGCACCTCCTGAGTAACCGGTACTCCGGAAATAGGCAGAGGTTGCTGGGCAAACAGATCAATGCCTTCCAACTGCCCGAATCCCAAGGCGGTAGCAACGTTAGTAGAGAACTGTTGCAGATTATCCGTAACCGGTTGTGAATTGCCCTGTGCGCCATGCAGCCGCATCATCTCAAGCACCAGCGTGGTGCTGATCGTGGCATAGACGGGTTCAGCGCTTTCCAGGGCCTTGCGGGAAGCGAGTGTAATCAGAGTACTGATCACCGGAGCCTGCCCGGTAGAAATGTCGATGGTGTCGACGTCTGCGGCAACCTCTACTAGGAAGTAGTCACTACCGTCCAGCTCGAATTTGACACCGTCAAATGCGCCGGTGCCCCCGGTACTGCCACTGGCAAGCAGATCACCCTTGAGGCTTCCACCACTATTGAGCAGGGTATAAACACTGACTTCTGCGTCACTGAGAGGGCCCTTGATCGCATGACCATTCAGGATTACAGGCTCTGCTGTGGGCGGAGGTGGATTGGTGCTCGGCCCAGAAGGGTCGCCAGAGGAGCTGCCGCCCCCGCCGCCCCCGCCACAGGCAGCCAGCAGTCCCACAGATAGCAGCAACAGGCCGCGAGAAAAGATCGTTTTTGTTTTGATTATCATCGCCCCAACCAGAATCGAAGTACGTTTTTTGCACAAAGGCCCCCAAAACCGTACCTCAGGTATGGAATCCCCCACTAAAAGCAACCACATAAATTACGCCAAACCGGACCCTGAGCGCAATTACAAGTGATTACACACTTCGCCCATAGCCCTCATCAGGCGGCCACACCGGTATGCCACGGAAAATCCTTTCGGCTGGATAACTTCTCTTACCAGAACCGTGCCAGTAAAATCCGCCCTCTTATTGACAGCATCGATACCGGAGCACCCCCCCATGGGCCGAGCCTACCAGAACCGCAAAGAATCCATGGCCAAGACCTCAAACATGAAGGCCAGGATCTACAGCCGCTACGGCCGCGAGATCTACGTCACCGCCAAGTCCGGCGGCACCGACCCCAACGGTAACCTCGCGCTGCGCAGCCTGATCGACCGCGCCAAGAAAGACCAGGTGCCCTCCCACGTCATTGAAAAGGCCATCGACAAAGCCAAAGGCGGCGCCGGTGAAGACTTCTCCCGCGCCCGCTACGAAGGCTTCGGCCCCGGCGGCTGTATGGCCATCATCGAATGTCTCACCGACAACCCCAACCGCACCTTCGGCGATGTGCGCCAGGCGTTTACCAAAACCAAAACCAAGATCGGGACCGAAGGCTCCGTCAGTCACAGCTTCGACCACCTGGCCATCCTCGCCTTCAAACACGACGACGAAGAAGCGGCGCTGGAAGCACTGATGGAAGCGGATGTGGACGTCACCGACATCGAAAACGAAGACGGCAAACTCACCGTCTTCGCCCCGCATACGGACTACGCCAAGGCCAAACAGGCCTTGACCGAAGCCTTTGGCGAGATTGAATTCGATGTGGATGAGATCCAGTTTGTGCCGCAGACCTATACCCAGGTCAGCGGAGATGACGTGGCACTGTTTGAGAAGTTCTTGAATATGCTTGAGGATCTGGAGGATGTGCAGGCGGTTTATCACAACGTGGAGAATCCACAGTAAACCTTTTTCATATCACAATTAAAGGCCTTGCCGCGCCTCACAGAGGGTGGCGGCCACCACATGCTTCCGCCACCTTCAGAGCCGGGCCATCGATTCCAGACGGCGAAAAAATCCCTTCTTCGCGATCGCCAGCGCCTTCGGCCTGGCTCTGAACGGCCGACGCCCGATTGAGAATACCGTTCATGTCTCGACTGGACGGCATCTCGACACGCCTGATACAGGTTTCCGCTCCATCGCGCTGAACGCTGCGCCATAATCCTCCCGACGCCACCCTCTTGGTAGAGCATACGAAGGCCCTGTGA includes these proteins:
- a CDS encoding YebC/PmpR family DNA-binding transcriptional regulator, whose translation is MGRAYQNRKESMAKTSNMKARIYSRYGREIYVTAKSGGTDPNGNLALRSLIDRAKKDQVPSHVIEKAIDKAKGGAGEDFSRARYEGFGPGGCMAIIECLTDNPNRTFGDVRQAFTKTKTKIGTEGSVSHSFDHLAILAFKHDDEEAALEALMEADVDVTDIENEDGKLTVFAPHTDYAKAKQALTEAFGEIEFDVDEIQFVPQTYTQVSGDDVALFEKFLNMLEDLEDVQAVYHNVENPQ
- a CDS encoding outer membrane protein assembly factor BamB family protein, whose translation is MIIKTKTIFSRGLLLLSVGLLAACGGGGGGGSSSGDPSGPSTNPPPPTAEPVILNGHAIKGPLSDAEVSVYTLLNSGGSLKGDLLASGSTGGTGAFDGVKFELDGSDYFLVEVAADVDTIDISTGQAPVISTLITLASRKALESAEPVYATISTTLVLEMMRLHGAQGNSQPVTDNLQQFSTNVATALGFGQLEGIDLFAQQPLPISGVPVTQEVLDYRTAMEAQVALIWAVAQELGLPVTQVIEWIAADLLDGQYDGNSPLPGQEAKDGSQQVFAVAAQQVIGELPVPGTGALRGEDDYLAGETAQILLNEAADIAPSTNVDVLVDAPSVAVLAALGPDMDGDGRPDVVDEDIDGDGILNVADAFPRDPAESLDSDDDGVGDNGDAYPLDGSCSVAAHGNGSQCYLTALADYEVTQGITGADDSVLLVARDDTELAMFRYVPASGGIEEEIDLTVGGLSPNAVLAHEDHGRTYIAYPDGAIRYLHENTLQLLTNIGFPAVNLAAAGDYLFVTGNDGKGNTHLTLSKSGQLMHRMDYQSEILASAWSDSQDRLYFRYGYSTPYRLAYYAINSNSGHFDSAFVYSYDWEYFPDGPLLVLDNVNQVVSGSGVQYDMFSHKRSDRTVNAFASGLYNGSDLVTAATNGQGATTVSAYTSHSALYQTQTFNGAANTLLDRGTDYFLVTREASGIYLFHTFTTDRDEDNDGVENLADHFPTDPAASLDSDGDGWPDSWNTGYSASDSTSGLSLDAYPQDSACQEASQGSGSICDVASALDIGEIEQSVLHENIAYAFSADDQSIYRWDVSTEALLNPIPLSRVLGDVHAISAVVTDAGDILIADIEGGVHRVVSVLPLSTERVFRASGTVLGLISAGPHLLVTESTPYGDRKFNVLDAMFDKLGDFSLYGEAVEPEYHHESGRIFWNRYSLGGQLNSGIIDPQGGYLRGTKSARFDSPGLPAFVAVSPDESRILAGGNTVVRDLYGLPYMQQLPVSESWPALSSAFYPVEGFWWQDVAVILFQNEGDLWLVAYDADLKAPLFTLELGEVDARQVQQYDEGLVYLQEDATRGMVFGKIPLLGDADEDGLPYWWELQYGLSDEDASDAALDPDDDGLVNLDEFAASTSATEADSDGDGLSDGDEVLVVGSDPNAQDSDGDLMSDAWELAAGLDPTSAGDMEGDLDGDGVANYIEYINGTDAADINSLPEVVDDAYFSFEDGTVPPELAVASAPDSMSVAQGTASHGDYALSFGGDASITWQRTFAPVEVRFDMVSDCYNYYDKNVSIRVDGEQVFSGYPPQSIWQTQKLSLAAGNRELTISITSSSDDCSVYLDNFVVAPLDNVFEMGASFVASNDNKIQFYDYDATLLKEVEVAGQGAYSEEARDIAVLADGRVAVFNGTFEPKLSIYSPRDHQWEHYTAPGWSTINNGTYGGIDAIGERVFVTNMATSGSPNQGIVEFDLSDGSFNFVSGNGYIDLTVGEDGYLYGFTGRVIDKFDPDTMTLVSELTVDEGRSIAVNTAGELFIADWSGDVHKYDAFGNHQAELEVGGSFYDISLRSNGDLLLSSRFENVALVNGDLSGFSRLPVFAEFVDFTPHLDSDSDGLPDWWEAANGLDANNPADASSDYDLDNLTALEEFSLGTRANKADTDGDTVSDGDEVLVHGTDPLHPDSDGDGLTDDKELAAGTDPNLTDSDGDGVGDQEELEVHGSDPLASDSDQDGMGDLYEVTHGLNVLVNDAADDADDDGLTNLEESVLGTSPILADTDGDGLTDYDEYVVHASSPLLKDTDGDIMPDNWEVEFALDPNAPEDAAGDLDSDTFTNLEEYVAHTSPTDELDFPMPVVWGSAQGGADHTGYTPWDLDEADFTLRWSKSFPDVSRLHSVAAGDGGVFVSSDSYFSNQRIYGLNAETGEIRWEKAYDDINSLNPPAYADGRVYFQSGGHGDSFIRGVDAETGALHFATAYRNQWSSYLAPTPFAGQLYIAGGYYGGMYSHNAATGSENWFAYTAQYDGFTPAVDDQYVYAFITDFAAYDRLTGELAYRIDFPSFDSGGYDVGMATVLTGIGNSVAIQRGTLVVFDLEQRAILWERSGNYTGQPSSHLGQIFAIESGILKVIDESTGTVLWNYEASESLTSNIVITRTHVFVGGATTTYAIDLQSRDAVWSYAASGALSLSDEGVLYVSGSALTAIDLLAD